In Candidatus Effluviviaceae Genus V sp., the genomic window GTCGAAGTCGTTTGTCTGGCTGACGACACTGTGCTCCCCGTCGTCGAGAGCGCGGATCGACTCGAAGTCCCCGGCCACGGATTCGTCGAGGATCTCCCACTCCTCGCGCGCCCGCGTGAAGCTCACGGCCAGCACCTCCCAGGTGTCGGGGTGGATCATGACGTCGCTCACGTCGTAGGTCGGATCGGACGCGATGACCTCGATCTCCTCGGTCTCGAGGTCGTACCGCACGAGGCGGCCTGCGTTCGAGTCCCTCGAATCGAGCAGGTACATCGAATCTCCGCTCTTCGTGAACCCGACGGGACCGCTCGTCATGTTGTCGACGGCGTCCCAGGAGAGCACGTGCTGCCACGTGTCGTCCTCGCTCCCGCGAACCAGAAGATCGGAGCCGCCCTCGGGGTTCATGGCGAGAGCCCCACGGACGAGCATGTTGAAGTCCGTCACCCAGCCCACGATGTTGCCGGGGTTCCTCGCCGCGATCTCCATCTCGCCCGACGGGATGTCGAGCCGGTAGACATCGTGCAGTCTGGGATCCTGTCTGTTCATCGCGATCAGCATCGTGTCGGGATGGTGCTTGCTGACGTCGACGACGCGGACCTGGACGCCCTCGAACGGTGTGAGGTCCCTGACTTCGCCCGTGTCGAGGTTGACGGCGTAGAGCCGCCAGTTCTCGTCGCCGTCCTTGTCCTGGAGGTACATCAGGTGGACGCCGTCGTGCGCCCAGAAGTAGCGGAAGACGCCGCGGTTCTCGTCGTGCGTTACCGGCCGGGCGTCGTCCTCCCCGAGCGTACCGACCCAGACGTTCAGCACGCCGTCGACGGGAGCGATGTAGGCGATGCGTTCGCCGTCGGGAGAGATCCTCGCCCTGGCCTTCTCGGGATTTCCGAAGAGCACCTCGCGCGGGACGAGCTCCACCTGTCCCCCGCCGCACGAGACGAGGGCGACAGCCATTCCCGCGGCGAGCGCGAGCACGGCGAGCAGACCTGTGAGCCTTCTCTTCATGGTTGTACTTCCTTTCCCTAGGTGACCCCCGCGGCGCTCGTCTGCGAGCCCGTGCCGCGCTGGTAGTAGTCGCTCAGCTTCTCTCTCAGGAACAGCCGCGCGCGGTGGAGCCGCGACTTCACCGCGGGAACCGACAACCCGAGCACGTTCGCCGTGTCGTCGGTCGACAGACCGTGGATGTCGCGGAGCACGAAGACGATCCTGTTGTCGGGCGCGAGTTCGTTGATGTGTTTCGTGAGAACGGTCGAGAGCTCCTCGTTCATCACGTCGCTCGACGGATCCGTCGTCCAATCAGGTATCTGTCGCGGCACCGACTCGTGACCGATGGTGACCGGCTTGTCGATCGGGACCGTGTCGAGCTTCTTCTTCCGGATCCGCATGAGGCAGGCGTTCGTCGCGATCCTGTAGATCCACGTCGAGAACTTCGCGTCCTGACGAAAGCCCGGCAACGCCTCGAACGCCTTGATGAAGACCTCCTGCAGACAGTCCTCGGCGTCCTCGGGATTGCCGAGCATCTTGAGACAGAGGCCGTAGACCTTCGATTCGTGCCGCTCGACGAGCTCGCTGTACGCCTGGCTGTCGCCCTTCTGGGCTCTCGAGACGAGTTCTGAATCGGTGGGAACCGCTTTGTCGTCCACTGCGGACTCCGGGCGCCGGCCGGGGAAACGCGAGCTCCCCCGGCCGGACAACCGCGAGGAAACTAGAGCTCGGGCGGTGCAGGGATGAGGCCTTCCTTCATCAGGATGTCGGTCTGGGCCCGAGCCTCTCTGATCTTCTTCTCGGCCATCTCGTACAGCTCATCGCGCGACATTGTAACACGAGCGATGCCCTGCTCAATGGCCTTCATGCCGACGGCGGTCGCCTCGCGAGGGAACGTCTCCCACTCCGTCATGTCGGGGACGATGTAGTCCTCGCGGAGTCCCTTATCCTCGGCACACTTGGCGATCTCCTCGGCAGCGGCGATGCACATCTCGTCGGTGATGGTCTTGGCCATGACGTCGAGCGCGCCCCGGAAGATCGCCGGGAAACCGATCGAGTTGTTGACCTGGTTCGGGAAGTCGGAGCGGCCGGTCGCGACGATACGGGCTCCGGCCTCCTTGGCCTCCCACGGCCAGATCTCAGGCACCGGGTTCGCGCAGACGAAGACGATGGCGTCCTTCGCCATTTCCTCGATCCACTCCTTCTTGACCGTGTCCGGTCCGGGCTTCGACAGCGCGATGAGGACGTCGGCGCCCTTCATGGCGTCGGCCGGCGTGCCGACGAGGTTCTCCTCGTTGGTCATCTGAGCCAGCTCCCACTTCTCCTTGTAATCCGGGAGGTACTCGTCCTTCCGGCCCTCGTGGAGCGTGCCCTTGCTGTCGCACATGATGATCTTGCCCGGGTCGGCGCCCGCGCTGATCAGGAGGTGAGCGATGCGCACGTTCGAGGCGCCCGCGCCGATCATGGCGATCCGGACCTTGTTGAACTCCTTGCCGACGACCTTGACGGCATTTATGGCGCCGGCGACGGTGATCGCAGCCGTACCCTGCTGGTCGTCGTGCCAGACCGGTATGTCGAGTGCTTCGCGGACCTCCTCCAGCACGCGGAAGCACTTCGGCTGGGAGATGTCCTCGAGGTTGATACCGCCGAAGGCCGGACTGATCAGCCTGGTCGTCTCGATGAGGACGTCGGGGTCCTTCGTGTCGACAGCGATCGGCACGGCATCGACGCCGCCGAGATACTTGAAGAGCAGCGCCTTGCCCTCCATGACTGGGAGGCTGGCGTGCGCGCCGATGTCGCCGAGGCCGAGGACGCGCGTGCCGTCGGTGACGACGGCGATCGTGTTCCTCTTGTTCGTGTGCTCGTAGACCTTCTCGGGGTTCGCGTGAATGTCCTTGCAGGGAGCGGCCACGCCCGGTGTGTACCAGATGGAGAAGTCGTCGAGACTCCTGACCACGCACTTCGGAACGACCTGGTACTTACCGCCGTAGAATGGATGAAGGACCATTGCGTCGTGACTGGGCTTCTCCGCTTTCTTGACGAGCTCCTCCTTGGACATCTTCTTCATCTCTGCCACTGCCCTGCTCCTCTCTGCTCTCTTGTAGTGCCTCGTTCGCTGTGCCCCGGGCGGTCCGCGCCGCCCGTCGGTGCGCGCCGCGTGACGGGCGCCGCGTCGTCTACATCCACTCGCTCTCGTGAAGGTGCGAGCCGAACTCCTCGCGGATGATCTGAGCAACAAGCCGCGGGACGGCCTCCCTGACGGCCGCCCGCTCCTCCTCGGGAGCTCCTCCGCGGGCGACCTCGATGGCGTAGATGGAGATCTCGTCGGGAAGCCAGGACCCCTGCCCCTTCTCGACCATCACCCGCGCCCTGTACTCGGCGTCACGTCCCGCGTCCTCCGCATGCTCCAGCTCGAGATCGGAGAGCCCGAGGCGTCTGAGTTCGCCCACGTCCCCGTCGCCCGAGTCGACGCAGTCGACCACGACCACCTTGTCGTAGCCGGCGGCCAGACCGAACAGGTCGAGCCCGTAGGTCGTCGTCTCGAGAATGTCGACACGGGGGTCCCGGAGGAGGGAGTGGACTCCACGAGCCACGGCGAAGCCGACATCGGCTCCGCTCTCCCTCTTGCCCGCCAGACCCACGATGAGCGTCTTCATGATCCTCGCTGCTCCCGTCGGGAGGGCCTGCTCTTCAGACCGGTCGGTCCCTGCTAGCTCAGGACCTTGATGCGGTTCTCGACGACCTTCTCGGGACGGTAGTCCGGAAGGAGGATCGGCGACTTGCGCTTCTTCGGAACGCGCGCCTTCTTGAGCTCCTCATGGTAGCTCTCGAGGTGCTTCAGCGAGAGCTTCCCGTGACGCTTGATCGAGGCGGCGCGCTCGGCGGCCGCGATCCCCGCCCTGCGGCCGAAGACGATCACATCGAGAAGCGAGTTGCCCATGAGGCGGTTCGTGCCGTGCACCCCGCCCGCGACCTCACCGGCCGCGTAGAGGTTCTTGACCTTCGTCTCGCCGGTGGAGTCGATCTCAAGCCCACCGTTCTGGTAGTGCTGCGTCGGGTAGATCAGGATCGGCTCGGTCGCCAGATCGATGCCGAACCGCTCGTACTGGCGATACATGGCGGGAAGACGGCTCTTGACCGTTCCCTCGCCGTGCTTGAGTTCGATCACGACGGTGTCGAGCCAGACCGCGGGCTGTCCCGAGGGCGTCACGATGCCCTTCTTGCGCCCGGCGCATTCGCGGATGATCGCGGCCGCCTCGACGTCGCGCGTCTCGAGCTCGTAGACGAAGCGGTTCCCCTCGGCGTTGACGATCTGCCCGCCGATGCTCCTGGTCTTCTCGGTGACGAGAAGCCCCAGAAGCTGCTCGGGGAACGCCGCCCCCGTCGGGTGATACTGGATGGTATCGAGGAACGCGAGCGGCGCGCCGGCGCGGTAGCCCAGCACGAGACCGTCGGCCGTGGCGCCGTAGTGGTTCGACGTGGGGAAGCCCATGACGTGAAGCCGCCCGCCGCCGCCGGTGGCGAGGATGACGGTCTTGGCCTTGACGATGACGAACTCCTCGGTCTCCATATTATAGAGGACCGCGCCCGTGACCTTCCTGCCG contains:
- a CDS encoding prolyl oligopeptidase family serine peptidase, encoding MAVALVSCGGGQVELVPREVLFGNPEKARARISPDGERIAYIAPVDGVLNVWVGTLGEDDARPVTHDENRGVFRYFWAHDGVHLMYLQDKDGDENWRLYAVNLDTGEVRDLTPFEGVQVRVVDVSKHHPDTMLIAMNRQDPRLHDVYRLDIPSGEMEIAARNPGNIVGWVTDFNMLVRGALAMNPEGGSDLLVRGSEDDTWQHVLSWDAVDNMTSGPVGFTKSGDSMYLLDSRDSNAGRLVRYDLETEEIEVIASDPTYDVSDVMIHPDTWEVLAVSFTRAREEWEILDESVAGDFESIRALDDGEHSVVSQTNDFDTWLVAFVKDDGPISYYLYDRKTQVGEFMFVHRSDIVEYTLAEMEPISYTARDGLEVHGYITFPPNSGRSDLPMVLNVHGGPWHRDTWGFNPEAQWLANRGYACLQVNFRGSTGYGKEFLNAGNREWGGAMQNDLTDAVQWAIDQGYADPEHIAIYGHSYGGYAALAGATFTPDLYTCAVATMGPSNLITFIETVPPYWSTMLDMMYQRVGHPQEDEEFLKSRSPLFHVDQIEIPMLVAQGANDPRVKQTESEQVVEAMREKGIEVEYILFEDEGHGFARPENRLRFYGAAEKFLADHMGGRYEPVDTGGEA
- a CDS encoding sigma-70 family RNA polymerase sigma factor, yielding MDDKAVPTDSELVSRAQKGDSQAYSELVERHESKVYGLCLKMLGNPEDAEDCLQEVFIKAFEALPGFRQDAKFSTWIYRIATNACLMRIRKKKLDTVPIDKPVTIGHESVPRQIPDWTTDPSSDVMNEELSTVLTKHINELAPDNRIVFVLRDIHGLSTDDTANVLGLSVPAVKSRLHRARLFLREKLSDYYQRGTGSQTSAAGVT
- a CDS encoding malate dehydrogenase, with protein sequence MSKEELVKKAEKPSHDAMVLHPFYGGKYQVVPKCVVRSLDDFSIWYTPGVAAPCKDIHANPEKVYEHTNKRNTIAVVTDGTRVLGLGDIGAHASLPVMEGKALLFKYLGGVDAVPIAVDTKDPDVLIETTRLISPAFGGINLEDISQPKCFRVLEEVREALDIPVWHDDQQGTAAITVAGAINAVKVVGKEFNKVRIAMIGAGASNVRIAHLLISAGADPGKIIMCDSKGTLHEGRKDEYLPDYKEKWELAQMTNEENLVGTPADAMKGADVLIALSKPGPDTVKKEWIEEMAKDAIVFVCANPVPEIWPWEAKEAGARIVATGRSDFPNQVNNSIGFPAIFRGALDVMAKTITDEMCIAAAEEIAKCAEDKGLREDYIVPDMTEWETFPREATAVGMKAIEQGIARVTMSRDELYEMAEKKIREARAQTDILMKEGLIPAPPEL
- a CDS encoding hydrogenase maturation protease → MKTLIVGLAGKRESGADVGFAVARGVHSLLRDPRVDILETTTYGLDLFGLAAGYDKVVVVDCVDSGDGDVGELRRLGLSDLELEHAEDAGRDAEYRARVMVEKGQGSWLPDEISIYAIEVARGGAPEEERAAVREAVPRLVAQIIREEFGSHLHESEWM
- a CDS encoding FAD-dependent oxidoreductase, which encodes MHESIKRLEATREHRLTEEIPLMSPEERQKLLEGYHPDYRDEVFAEIKVGPSKGERTPKEYASVFEAYSVIDPKKLDLTEVDYDVDVLVVGGGGAGAAAALVAQEQGADVLLVTKLRLGDSNTVMAQGGIQGADKENDSPATHYLDVMGGGHYKNDPDLVEALVMDAPPVLSWLEELGVMFDKDPDGTMVTIHGGGTSRKRMHACRDYTGGEIMKTLKDEVQNREVPIMEFAAAYELLTDGRKVTGAVLYNMETEEFVIVKAKTVILATGGGGRLHVMGFPTSNHYGATADGLVLGYRAGAPLAFLDTIQYHPTGAAFPEQLLGLLVTEKTRSIGGQIVNAEGNRFVYELETRDVEAAAIIRECAGRKKGIVTPSGQPAVWLDTVVIELKHGEGTVKSRLPAMYRQYERFGIDLATEPILIYPTQHYQNGGLEIDSTGETKVKNLYAAGEVAGGVHGTNRLMGNSLLDVIVFGRRAGIAAAERAASIKRHGKLSLKHLESYHEELKKARVPKKRKSPILLPDYRPEKVVENRIKVLS